A window from Solanum stenotomum isolate F172 chromosome 7, ASM1918654v1, whole genome shotgun sequence encodes these proteins:
- the LOC125871569 gene encoding bet1-like SNARE 1-2 produces MSYRRDHRAHRAALFDNYDSIEEGGIRASSSYPRDLDERDNDKAVDSLQDRVSFLKKLTGDIHEEVETHNKMLDRMGNEMDSSRGIMSGTMDRFKMAFEKKSNQKVCKLAGYFVLSFFLIYYIFRFLMYFMYG; encoded by the exons ATGAGTTATCGGAG GGATCATCGGGCCCATAGAGCTGCTCTCTTTGATAACTATGATAGTATTGAGGAAGGTGGTATAAGGGCTTCATCTTCCTATCCCCGTGATCTTGATGAACGAGACAATGACAAAGCTGTGGATAGCTTACAAGACAGAGTCAGCTTTTTAAAGAAA TTAACAGGTGACATACATGAGGAGGTGGAGACCCACAACAAGATGCTAGACCGAATG GGGAATGAGATGGATTCATCTAGGGGAATCATGTCAGGAACTATGGATCGGTTCAAGATG GCGTTTGAGAAGAAATCGAATCAGAAAGTGTGCAAACTTGCTGGATACTTCGTACTTTCCTTTTTCCTAATATACTACATATTTAG GTTTCTCATGTATTTCATGTATGGATGA
- the LOC125871559 gene encoding uncharacterized protein LOC125871559, producing MVAEPWCLRMGSQVSTNVKKHSLLIENSKKLSTKKQTQQEKLFIGILSFEVANMMSKIIHLHKSLTDSEILKLKNEIFKSVGIKALVSNDEDKLLELVLVEKLDDLNRVASVVSRLGKKCTISALQGFQHVYGDVISGVIDVKDLGFLVKDMEGMVRKMERYVNSTASLYCEMAVLNELEVATKKFQQNQHEESRKAFEQKLAWQKQDVRHLEDVSLWNQTYDKVVELLARTVCTVYSRISTVFGNSVLVKRDLLGNRGFNEKSGVIVADSKSEVMDADFKKPVLRNNNGSYRSGSTERGASGKRSMSHSTQTKVGRNEGSLFGTENFNFACGMGPGRLFMECLSLSSASKMDFDNDVGTDDRSSQISGCCSVSSGMKREQSSVSGSFNRSPGSIRFSGDTRQLKSCVANAAKHGPKSRITLYAPPTTVGGSALALHYANVIIVVEKLLQYPHLVGDEGRDDLYQMLPTSLRKTLKASLRSYMKGLAIYDAPLAHDWKERLEEILKWLAPLAHNMIRWQSERNFEQQQIVKRTNVLLLQTLYFADCQKMEGVICELLIGLNYICRFEQQQNALLDCASSIDFEDCMEWQLQFGGSFHS from the coding sequence ATGGTGGCTGAGCCTTGGTGTTTGAGGATGGGTAGTCAGGTAAGTACTAATGTCAAGAAACATTCTTTACTTATTGAAAATTCAAAGAAATTATCTACGAAGAAACAAACTCAACAAGAGAAGTTGTTTATAGGGATATTGTCATTTGAAGTTGCTAATATGATGTCTAAGATTATTCATCTTCATAAATCTTTGACTGATTCTGAGATTCTTAAGCTTAAAAATGAGATCTTTAAGTCTGTAGGAATAAAGGCTTTAGTTTCTAATGATGAAGATAAGCTTCTTGAATTAGTACTTGTTGAAAAACTTGATGATTTGAATAGGGTTGCTAGTGTAGTGTCTAGGCTTGGGAAAAAATGTACAATTTCTGCCTTACAAGGGTTTCAGCATGTTTATGGTGATGTTATTTCTGGGGTTATTGATGTGAAGGATTTGGGATTTTTGGTTAAAGATATGGAGGGGATGGTTAGGAAAATGGAGAGGTATGTGAATTCTACTGCTAGTTTGTATTGTGAGATGGCTGTTTTGAATGAGTTGGAAGTGGCAACAAAGAAATTTCAGCAGAATCAGCATGAGGAAAGTAGAAAGGCATTTGAGCAGAAACTTGCTTGGCAGAAACAAGATGTGAGGCATTTAGAAGATGTTTCACTTTGGAATCAGACTTATGATAAAGTTGTTGAACTGTTGGCTAGGACTGTGTGTACTGTATATTCTCGGATCAGTACGGTGTTTGGCAATAGTGTTCTCGTAAAGAGGGATCTTTTAGGTAATCGAGGATTCAATGAGAAGTCTGGTGTAATTGTTGCAGATAGCAAGTCTGAAGTCATGGATGCTGATTTCAAGAAGCCTGTATTGAGGAACAATAATGGAAGCTATCGATCGGGGTCAACTGAGAGGGGAGCGTCGGGGAAAAGGAGCATGAGCCATAGTACTCAAACTAAGGTTGGAAGAAATGAAGGGAGCTTATTTGGTACTGAGAATTTTAATTTTGCTTGTGGAATGGGACCTGGGAGACTATTCATGGAATGTCTGAGCTTGAGTTCTGCTTCAAAAATGGATTTCGACAATGATGTTGGGACTGATGACAGAAGTAGTCAGATATCTGGATGTTGTAGTGTTTCAAGTGGTATGAAGAGGGAGCAATCTAGCGTTTCGGGTTCATTCAATAGGTCCCCTGGTAGTATCCGTTTTAGCGGAGATACCAGACAGCTAAAGAGTTGTGTGGCTAATGCTGCAAAACATGGTCCCAAAAGTAGGATAACTTTGTATGCTCCTCCTACAACAGTCGGAGGCTCTGCTTTAGCTTTGCATTACGCGAATGTGATTATTGTCGTAGAAAAGCTGCTCCAGTACCCACATCTGGTTGGTGATGAGGGGAGGGATGATCTATATCAGATGTTACCGACAAGCTTAAGAAAGACGTTGAAGGCTAGTCTGAGATCTTATATGAAAGGTTTAGCCATATATGATGCGCCTCTTGCGCATGATTGGAAAGAAAGGCTTGAAGAGATACTCAAATGGCTTGCACCTTTAGCACATAATATGATCAGGTGGCAAAGCGAACGGAACTTTGAGCAGCAACAGATTGTTAAGAGAACTAATGTTCTCCTTCTTCAGACATTGTATTTTGCCGATTGTCAGAAGATGGAGGGTGTAATTTGCGAGCTGCTTATTGGATTAAACTACATATGCCGGtttgaacaacaacaaaatgcTTTATTGGACTGCGCCAGCAGCATTGATTTTGAAGATTGTATGGAGTGGCAACTGCAATTCGGAGGTTCTTTTCATTCTTGA